One Phaseolus vulgaris cultivar G19833 chromosome 2, P. vulgaris v2.0, whole genome shotgun sequence DNA window includes the following coding sequences:
- the LOC137809739 gene encoding bidirectional sugar transporter N3-like, whose amino-acid sequence MAILNTHNHLALAFGLLGNIISFMVYLAPLPTFYRIYKKKSTEGFQSLPYLVALFSSMLWLYYAVLKPADATLLITINSVGTVIETVYIVLFTVYATTDARKLTVKLFVVMNVGSFALIFLVTFFTMHGALRIQVVGWVCVAISVGVFAAPLSIVTQVIRTKNVEFMPFNLSLFLTLSAITWFSYGFFLKDICIAIPNVLGFTLGLVQMLLYAMYRNGKSKIVTEEEAMKNVVVVSPLGTCEGYPVQIMDEEKEKGIYGREKEKGVEAKECPA is encoded by the exons ATGGCTATTCTGAACACTCACAATCATTTGGCCTTAGCTTTTGGCCTACTAG GTAACATCATCTCCTTCATGGTGTATTTGGCACCGCT GCCAACATTTTACCGAATATACAAAAAGAAATCCACTGAAGGTTTTCAATCACTGCCATACCTGGTGGCACTGTTCAGCTCCATGCTTTGGCTATACTATGCTGTTCTGAAGCCAGCTGATGCTACTCTCCTCATTACCATTAACTCAGTGGGAACTGTCATTGAGACGGTTTACATTGTCCTCTTCACAGTCTATGCCACCACTGATGCAAGG AAGTTAACCGTTAAATTGTTTGTGGTGATGAACGTGGGTTCCTTTGCCTTGATCTTCTTAGTCACCTTTTTCACTATGCATGGTGCCCTCCGAATCCAAGTTGTTGGATGGGTTTGTGTAGCTATTTCAGTAGGTGTTTTTGCAGCACCTCTAAGCATTGTG ACACAAGTTATTCGAACCAAGAATGTGGAGTTTATGCCCTTTAACTTGTCACTTTTCCTCACGCTGAGTGCCATAACGTGGTTTTCCTATGGTttcttcctcaaggacatatgCATTGCT ATTCCAAACGTGCTGGGTTTCACATTGGGACTAGTTCAGATGCTGCTGTATGCCATGTACAGAAACGGGAAATCAAAGATTGTTACAGAGGAGGAGGCAATGAAAAACGTTGTTGTGGTGAGTCCGTTGGGAACGTGTGAAGGGTACCCAGTACAAATTATGGacgaagagaaagaaaaaggaatatATGGCAGAGAAAAGGAGAAAGGTGTGGAAGCAAAGGAATGTCCAGCATGA